In Paenibacillus sp. J23TS9, a single genomic region encodes these proteins:
- a CDS encoding glycerophosphodiester phosphodiesterase — translation MKQPLIIAHTGCEGTPDNTLESCLAGKNAGCDILEVDVQTMKDGVCVLFHDDHQAFSSFTYEELMQQNPLQLEAGKHLERLENVLLEWKGNPVSFNLDIKNDDAALPALELLKSLNMWDQIYFTGATDLIMATPFHSRIMWNTPSELGKMESAQYEAAVQDICARVKQAGCAGINVDYSSCRASLVRIAHEHDLQVWIYTLPDGTGFETFADMNVDAVSTLDVSGLVALRIQMQQDQQ, via the coding sequence TTGAAACAGCCGCTGATCATTGCCCATACGGGCTGCGAGGGCACGCCGGACAACACACTGGAATCATGCCTGGCCGGGAAAAATGCAGGATGCGACATTTTGGAGGTGGATGTCCAGACAATGAAAGACGGGGTATGTGTACTATTCCATGATGATCACCAGGCATTTTCATCATTCACGTATGAGGAGCTCATGCAGCAGAATCCGCTGCAGCTTGAGGCGGGAAAACATCTCGAAAGGCTGGAGAACGTACTGCTCGAGTGGAAGGGGAATCCGGTATCATTCAACCTGGATATCAAAAATGACGACGCTGCCCTTCCTGCTTTAGAGCTGCTTAAGTCTTTGAATATGTGGGATCAAATCTATTTTACCGGAGCGACAGACCTGATTATGGCTACACCATTTCACTCCAGAATCATGTGGAATACCCCATCGGAGCTGGGGAAGATGGAGTCAGCTCAGTACGAAGCTGCAGTACAGGACATATGTGCAAGGGTGAAGCAGGCAGGCTGCGCAGGAATTAATGTGGATTATTCTTCCTGCCGCGCATCTCTGGTGCGAATTGCACATGAACATGATTTGCAGGTATGGATTTATACCCTGCCGGATGGAACGGGCTTCGAGACTTTCGCCGATATGAACGTCGATGCGGTGTCGACGTTAGATGTATCGGGACTGGTTGCACTCCGAATTCAGATGCAGCAGGATCAACAATAA